TAGTCGTATTTGATATTGCAGGCACTACCCTGCATGATGAATCCAATGTAGCCCTGGTATTGCAGCAAGCAATAAAGACGGCAGGGGTAACTGTGTCTGTGGAAGAGGTTAATGAAGTAATGGGGTATGCCAAGCCGTTTGCAATCCGCCATTTGCTGGAGCAAAAGCAGGATGCACGTTTTAAAGATCCTGTGTTTATAGACCAGTTGCATGAACAGTTTGTACAGGAAATGAAAAATCATTATGCCCATAGTCCGGCTGTAAGGGAAAAAACAGGCACCACCGCCGTGTTGAAGGCATTAAAGGAAAAGGGGATTAAAGTAGGGTTGGATACCGGTTTTGACCGGGGGATTACGAATGTTATCCTGGAAAGGGTAGGCTGGCAGCACAACGGACTTATTGATGCCGTGGTGACCAGCGATGAGGTGCCCAAGGGCAGGCCTTATCCTTATATGATTTATCGTACGATGGAGCAATTGGGCATTCAAAGTATTAAAGCGGTAGCCAAAGTAGGGGATACGGTTTCCGATCTGGAAGAAGGTACCAATGCCGGTTGCCGCTATGTAATAGGTGTTACTACCGGTGCGTATACCAGGAGTCAGCTGGCAGCAGGCCCTCATACCCACCTGATCGCTACTTTAGACGAATTATTCACCATACTCTGAGATCTTCAATAGCATATTATGCAACAACATCAGGCCGACGTAGCTATTATTGGCGCGGGCATTGTAGGGCTTGCCATGGCCTATCACCTGGCCGGCAAGGGAAAAAAAATAGTGGTATTTGAGCGCAACAGCAAAGCCATCAGTGCATCTATCCGCAATTTTGGCCTGGTATGGCCTGTGGGCCAGTCGGCAGGCCATATGTATGAACGTGCTTTAAAGAGTCGTCGTACCTGGCAGCACCTGGCCAACGCTACCGGATTACAATGCCAGGAAACAGGCTCCCTGCACCTGGTATACCAGCAGGACGAGCTGGCAGTACTGGAAGAATTTACTCGCACCGCCCCTGCCAATGGTTATGAATGCCAGCTGTTAACCCCGGAACAGGTAGCACAGCGTAGTCAGGCTGTGAAAATGGACGGGCTGCTGGCAGGCATGTGGAGCAGCACCGAAATGACCGTCAACCCGCGGGAGGCCAGCGCTGTTATAGCCCGGTACCTGGAAGAACAGCAGGCAGTTACCTTCCGCTGGGGAACAGCGGTGAATTCATTGGAGATGCCCTATATCCGGACAAAGGACGAAAAATGGCAGGTAGACCAGGTATTTGTTTGCAGTGGTGCTGATTTTGAAACTTTGTACCCAGAAGTATACGCCCAGGCGCCCCTCACAAAATGTAAACTGCAAATGATGCGGACCGTGCCACAACCCGGCAACTGGTCGTTAGGGCCAGCGCTGTGCGCAGGACTTACCCTGATGCATTATGCAGCTTTTAATACCTGCAGTACCCTGGATGCACTGAAGAAACGGGTGCAGGCAGAAATGCCGGAATACCTGCAATGGGGGATCCACCTGCTGATCTCGCAAAATGGTGCAGGAGAGCTTTCCATTGGAGATTCCCATGAATATGGGCCGGACTTTGAACCTTTCGATAAGGAGTTCATCAATGCACTCATCCTGAAATATATGCATACTTTCCTGGCTGCACCGGATTATACTATTCAGGAGCGCTGGCATGGTATTTATCCTAAGCTGACCAATGGCGGAACAGACCTGATCCTCCAGCCGGAGAAAGAAGTGACTATCGTAAATGGATTGGGAGGAGCCGGTATGACACTGGGATTTGGACTGGCAGAAGAAATCACGGCAAAAATTTAATGTTCAACGGCGGATACGGTACGGGGATAACATGATCGAAGCAGGCCGAACAGGACAGTA
The Chitinophaga sp. H8 DNA segment above includes these coding regions:
- a CDS encoding phosphonatase-like hydrolase, with the translated sequence MGIKLVVFDIAGTTLHDESNVALVLQQAIKTAGVTVSVEEVNEVMGYAKPFAIRHLLEQKQDARFKDPVFIDQLHEQFVQEMKNHYAHSPAVREKTGTTAVLKALKEKGIKVGLDTGFDRGITNVILERVGWQHNGLIDAVVTSDEVPKGRPYPYMIYRTMEQLGIQSIKAVAKVGDTVSDLEEGTNAGCRYVIGVTTGAYTRSQLAAGPHTHLIATLDELFTIL
- a CDS encoding TIGR03364 family FAD-dependent oxidoreductase, which translates into the protein MQQHQADVAIIGAGIVGLAMAYHLAGKGKKIVVFERNSKAISASIRNFGLVWPVGQSAGHMYERALKSRRTWQHLANATGLQCQETGSLHLVYQQDELAVLEEFTRTAPANGYECQLLTPEQVAQRSQAVKMDGLLAGMWSSTEMTVNPREASAVIARYLEEQQAVTFRWGTAVNSLEMPYIRTKDEKWQVDQVFVCSGADFETLYPEVYAQAPLTKCKLQMMRTVPQPGNWSLGPALCAGLTLMHYAAFNTCSTLDALKKRVQAEMPEYLQWGIHLLISQNGAGELSIGDSHEYGPDFEPFDKEFINALILKYMHTFLAAPDYTIQERWHGIYPKLTNGGTDLILQPEKEVTIVNGLGGAGMTLGFGLAEEITAKI